The following DNA comes from Serpentinimonas raichei.
GCGCCCCAGCGCCACCGCCTGCACCGTGGTGCGCAACTGGTTGAAGCCCAAGATGTTGACGGCGTCTTGCACACTCAGAATTTCGCGCGACAGGCCAAAAAAAGCCGAATTGGCCAACTTGAGCAGCCGCGCGGTGAGGGCCGGGTCGGTGGCTATGGCTTCGCTGATGCGGCGCGCATCGGGCTCCTCTGTGTTGAGCTCGGCCGACACCTCCGACACCACGCGCGGAATGCTGGGCAGTGCCTTGGCTTGGGCCAAGAGTTCTTCGAGTTGCATGGGGGCGCTGGTAAGGGGAAACGTTGACCGGGCAGTATAGTGGAGCGCAAAGCCGGGGCCGCAAGGCGCTGGGGCCAAACTCAGCCCAGCCGCAAGGCCGCACGCAGCTGTTCACCCACCTGCGGCCGCTCGGCAAAGGGGTCGGGCGGGTTGTGGCCCTGCACGATCGCCTGCCAGCGCGCCTGCACATTGCCCAGCGCCTGCGGGTGGCTGTAGAGGTAAAAGCCGCCGCTGTCGAGCGCGGCCATCACCTGGGCCGCCACCTCGGCTGCCGACACCTTGCCGCTGCCCACGGCTTTGTCGCTCATGGCTTGCCCGATCAACTGGCTGCGCGTCGGGGCCTCGGCGGCCCATTGGGCGGGACGGTTGCGCTGGCTCTGGCTGATCCCGGTTGGCACGTAGTAGGGGCACAGGACGCTGGCGCGCACCTGCTGCGTCACCAGCGCCAAATCTTGGTACAGCGTCTCGCTCAGGGCCACCACGGCGTGCTTGCTCACGTTGTAAACCCCCATATTGGGCGGCGTGAGCAGGCCCGCCATGCTGGCGGTGTTGACGATATGGCCCCGGTAGGCCGGGTCGGCTGCGGCAGCGGCCAACATCAGCGGCGTGAACACGCGCACCCCGTGGATCACGCCCCAGAGGTTGACGCCCAGCACCCAGTTCCAGTCGGCCACGCTGTTTTCCCACACCAGCCCGCCCGCGCCCACCCCGGCGTTGTTGAACACAAAGTGCGGCGCGCCAAAGTGCTGCTGCACCGCTGCGCCCAATGCGTCCATGGCGGCGGCGTCCGACACATCGAGCACCTGCGCCAGCGTCTGCGCCCCCAACGCGTCGAGTTCAGCCACGGCGCGCTGCAAAGCCTCGGCCTGCACATCCACCAGCACCAGCTTCATGCCCTGCTGCGCCGCCAGCCGCGCCACCTCCAGCCCAAAGCCCGAAGCGGCCCCGGTGATCACAGCCACCCGGCCCTGCCATTGCGTGTTCATTGCTTGGCCCTCGGGTTGCTCAAACCAGCCGCACCAGTTGTTTGCCAAAGTTCTGGCCCTTGAGCAGGCCCAGAAAGGCCGTCGGGGCCGACTCGATGCCCTGCGCGATCGTCTCGCGTGGCCTGAAGCGCCCGCTGCCCACCAGTTGCCCGAGCTCGGCCAGCGCGGGCGGCCAGTCCTGCATCTGTTCGCTGACGATGAAGCCTTGCACGCGCAGGCGGTTGATCAAAATCAAGGCCGGATTGAGCAGCGGCAGCGGCTGCCCTTCGTAGCCCGCGATCATGCCGCAGATGGCGATGCGGGCAAAGGCGTTGCTGCGCAGCAGCACGGCATCCAGCACAGCCCCGCCGACGTTCTCGAAATGCCCGTCTATGCCCTGCGGGCAGGCGGCTTTGAGCGCCTTGGCCAGCGCCAGGTGGTCGGGGTGCAAGCGGTGGTCGATGCAGTCATCGAATCCCAGTTGCTCGCGCACGTAGGCGCATTTGTCCGGGCCGCCTGCAATGCCCACCACGCGGCAGCCACGCGCCTTGGCCAGCACCCCCACCGCGCTGCCCACCGCCCCGCTGGCGGCGCTCACGGTCACGGTCTGGCCCGGCTTGGGGTCGATGATGCGCACCAGCCCGTACCAAGCCGTCACGCCCGGCATACCCACCGCGCCCAGGTAGTGGCTCAGGGGCACGTGGGTGGGATCGACCCGGTGCAGCGCACCCACTGGGTTGGCATCGACCACGCTGTATTGCTGCCAGCCACCCATGCCGACCACCCAGTCGCCTAGGCTGTAGCGCGGATGCCGGCTCTCGATCACCTCGCCTGCGGTGCCGCCTATCATCACCTCGTCGAGCGGCTGCGGCGCGGCATAGCTCTTGCCCTCGTTCATGCGCCCGCGCATGTAGGGGTCCAGGCTCAGGTAGTGGTGGCGCACGCGCACCTGGCCGTCTTGCAAGGGCTCGAAGGGCACGGTTTCGAGCCGGAAGTGCTCCAGGCCGGCTTGGCCTTGCGGGCGGGCGGCGAGCACGATGCGGGTATTGGTGGTCATGGTTTAGCTCCTGGGGTGAGTGGAACGATAGGCGGCCACGCCGGGTGCGCGGCCATTGGTTCAGACCAGGGATTTCAGCCGCCGACGACGGCGCTCACGCCGCCATCCACCGCCAGCCACTGGCCCGTGATGTGCTTGCCGGCGGCCGAGGCCAGCAGCAGCGTCAGGCCCTTGAGGTCTTCGTCGTCGCCCAAGCGGCCCAGCGGCGCGTGCGCGGCCAGCCGCTCCTCGCCCAGCGCCTCCAGCGTGCCGCGCGTCATGCGGCTGGGGAAAAAGCCTGGGCAAATGGCGTTGACCCGTATGCCGTGCGGCCCCCACTCGGCCGCCAGCGCGCGGGTGAAGTTGAGCACCGCCCCCTTGGAGGTGTTGTAGGCGATGGTGTGCATGCCGCGCGGGTTGCCACCCAGGCCAGCAATCGAGGCCAAGTTGATGATGCTGCCGCGGCGGCGCCCGATCATGCAGTGTTTGGCCATGTATTGGCTGAGCAAAA
Coding sequences within:
- a CDS encoding NADP-dependent oxidoreductase, yielding MTTNTRIVLAARPQGQAGLEHFRLETVPFEPLQDGQVRVRHHYLSLDPYMRGRMNEGKSYAAPQPLDEVMIGGTAGEVIESRHPRYSLGDWVVGMGGWQQYSVVDANPVGALHRVDPTHVPLSHYLGAVGMPGVTAWYGLVRIIDPKPGQTVTVSAASGAVGSAVGVLAKARGCRVVGIAGGPDKCAYVREQLGFDDCIDHRLHPDHLALAKALKAACPQGIDGHFENVGGAVLDAVLLRSNAFARIAICGMIAGYEGQPLPLLNPALILINRLRVQGFIVSEQMQDWPPALAELGQLVGSGRFRPRETIAQGIESAPTAFLGLLKGQNFGKQLVRLV
- a CDS encoding SDR family oxidoreductase, which codes for MNTQWQGRVAVITGAASGFGLEVARLAAQQGMKLVLVDVQAEALQRAVAELDALGAQTLAQVLDVSDAAAMDALGAAVQQHFGAPHFVFNNAGVGAGGLVWENSVADWNWVLGVNLWGVIHGVRVFTPLMLAAAAADPAYRGHIVNTASMAGLLTPPNMGVYNVSKHAVVALSETLYQDLALVTQQVRASVLCPYYVPTGISQSQRNRPAQWAAEAPTRSQLIGQAMSDKAVGSGKVSAAEVAAQVMAALDSGGFYLYSHPQALGNVQARWQAIVQGHNPPDPFAERPQVGEQLRAALRLG
- a CDS encoding SDR family oxidoreductase, giving the protein MTRTVQQLFDLSGQTALVTGGSRGLGLQMAQALGEAGARLLLVARKSDELEAAAQQLKGQGIEAQWIVADCAKQADLERLGAEALQRLGAVDVLVNNAGAAWGAPAEEHPIEAWDKVMNLNVRGYFLLSQYMAKHCMIGRRRGSIINLASIAGLGGNPRGMHTIAYNTSKGAVLNFTRALAAEWGPHGIRVNAICPGFFPSRMTRGTLEALGEERLAAHAPLGRLGDDEDLKGLTLLLASAAGKHITGQWLAVDGGVSAVVGG